A window of the Microplitis mediator isolate UGA2020A chromosome 5, iyMicMedi2.1, whole genome shotgun sequence genome harbors these coding sequences:
- the LOC130667891 gene encoding ubiquitin-conjugating enzyme E2 C, with protein MAQNINPFYSSPSANSKANEEKQNIPKDNHAVSKRLQKELMGLMMNMEKGVSAFPDGENLFKWIGTINGPLDTVYSGLTYKLTLEFPHSYPYSAPVVRFITSCFHPNVDHLGNICLDILKDKWSALYDVRTILLSIQSLLGEPNNDSPLNVQAAELWNDQTKFKKHLLEEYHRDAERNSRDS; from the exons ATGGCGCAAAATATAAATCCATTTTATTCATCACCAAGTGCTAATAGCAAAGCGAATGAGGAAAAGCAAAATATACCAAAGGACAATCATGCTGTTAGTAAACG tttaCAAAAAGAATTGATGGGTTTGATGATGAATATGGAGAAAGGTGTGTCTGCATTTCCTGATGgcgaaaatttattcaagtggATTGGAACAATTAATGGGCCTCTTGATACg gTTTACTCTGGTTTGACGTACAAATTGACATTGGAATTTCCACATAGCTATCCATACAGTGCACCAGTTGTACGTTTTATAACTTCATGTTTTCATCCTAATGTCGATCATCTTGGTAATATATGTTTGGATATACTAAAAGACAAATGGAGTGCTCTCTATGATGTTCGTacaattttattgtcaatTCAATCACTTCTTGgag aacCAAACAATGACAGCCCATTAAATGTCCAAGCAGCTGAATTATGGAACGatcaaacaaaatttaaaaaacatttacttGAAGAGTATCACAGAGACGCTGAACGTAACTCACGAGATTCATGA
- the LOC130668305 gene encoding tubulin beta-1 chain, producing MREIVHIQAGQCGNQIGAKFWEIISDEHGIDPTGAYHGDSDLQLERINVYYNEASGGKYVPRAILVDLEPGTMDSVRSGPFGQIFRPDNFVFGQSGAGNNWAKGHYTEGAELVDSVLDVVRKEAESCDCLQGFQLTHSLGGGTGSGMGTLLISKIREEYPDRIMNTYSVVPSPKVSDTVVEPYNATLSVHQLVENTDETYCIDNEALYDICFRTLKLSTPTYGDLNHLVSLTMSGVTTCLRFPGQLNADLRKLAVNMVPFPRLHFFMPGFAPLTSRGSQQYRALSVPELTQQMFDAKNMMAACDPRHGRYLTVAAIFRGRMSMKEVDEQMLNIQNKNSSYFVEWIPNNVKTAVCDIPPRGLKMSATFIGNSTAIQELFKRISEQFTAMFRRKAFLHWYTGEGMDEMEFTEAESNMNDLVSEYQQYQEATADEDAEFDEEQEGEVDEN from the exons ATGAGGGAAATCGTGCACATCCAAGCTGGTCAATGTGGTAACCAAATAGGAGCTAag ttttggGAAATCATCAGCGATGAGCACGGAATTGACCCAACTGGAGCCTACCACGGAGACTCGGATCTTCAATTGGAGCGTATCAACGTCTACTACAATGAAGCATCCGGTGGAAAATACGTACCACGCGCCATCCTCGTCGACTTGGAGCCTGGTACCATGGACTCTGTTCGTTCCGGACCATTCGGACAGATCTTCCGACCCGACAACTTTGTCTTCGGACAGTCTGGAGCTGGTAACAACTGGGCCAAGGGTCACTACACCGAAGGTGCTGAGCTCGTAGACTCAGTTCTCGATGTCGTACGCAAGGAGGCCGAAAGCTGCGACTGCCTTCAAGGATTCCAACTGACCCACTCCCTTGGTGGTGGTACTGGATCCGGTATGGGTACTCTCCTGATCTCTAAGATCCGTGAGGAATACCCCGACAGAATCATGAACACTTACTCTGTCGTACCATCCCCAAAAGTATCTGACACCGTTGTCGAGCCCTACAACGCAACTCTCTCAGTCCACCAGTTGGTCGAGAACACCGACGAGACCTACTGTATTGACAACGAAGCCCTCTACGACATCTGTTTCCGtacattaaaattatctacaccAACTTACGGTGACTTGAACCATCTTGTATCACTTACCATGTCTGGTGTTACAACTTGTCTCAGGTTCCCAGGTCAATTGAATGCCGATTTACGTAAACTTGCCGTCAACATGGTACCATTCCCACGTCTCCACTTCTTCATGCCCGGTTTTGCACCACTTACATCACGTGGTAGCCAACAGTACAGAGCTCTCTCAGTACCAGAGCTTACACAACAAATGTTTGACGCCAAGAACATGATGGCTGCTTGCGATCCACGACACGGCAGATACTTGACCGTTGCCGCAATCTTCCGTGGACGTATGTCGATGAAGGAAGTTGACGAACAAATGCTTAACATTCAAAACAAGAACAGTTCATACTTCGTTGAATGGATTCCAAACAACGTTAAGACTGCAGTCTGTGACATTCCACCACGTGGATTAAAAATGTCAGCAACATTTATTGGTAACTCAACAGCCATCCAGGAACTTTTCAAACGTATCAGCGAACAATTCACTGCTATGTTCAGAAGAAAGGCTTTCCTCCATTGGTACACTGGTGAGGGTATGGATGAAATGGAATTCACTGAGGCTGAATCAAACATGAACGACTTGGTGTCTGAGTACCAACAGTACCAGGAGGCTACCGCTGACGAGGATGCTGAATTCGACGAGGAACAAGAAGGCGAAGTTGAcgaaaactaa
- the LOC130667889 gene encoding valacyclovir hydrolase-like encodes MLLKTLAKFFTNNATGLHQTINFKRIHFGTRKLSTSNNTFEEKKINVKGVDINYVKTGTGKHTVFLFTSTLGSIWTDFKPQIEGLDKMKFTVVGWDPPGYGKSRPPERDFSADCFARDAEYAYELMNTLGIQKFSLVGWSGGGVTAIHFAANYPHCVDKLVVISCGTHLSSKEMDTYKSMRDISKWSDKMKGPLVAIYGEEKLHKMWNSWADLMNEIFEHKKGDIARAEATKVKCPTLIVHGNKDIVVFPNQAAILNSSIRNSRVKIFEEGGHNVHLRFPDEFNNAVTEFLLEEN; translated from the exons ATGTTACTCAAAACattagcaaaattttttacaaacaatGCTACTGGTTTACatcaaacaattaattttaaaaggatTCATTTTGGTACACGAAAATTATCTACTAGTAATAATACATTCgag gaaaagaaaataaatgtaaaaggtgttgatattaattatgttaAAACTGGTACTGGAAAACATACTGTCTTTTTATTCACAAGTACATTag gAAGTATATGGACAGACTTCAAACCACAAATTGAAGGCTTggataaaatgaaattcacAGTTGTCGGGTGGGATCCACCGGGTTATGGAAAATCTCGTCCGCCGGAGAGAGATTTTTCAGCGGATTGTTTTGCACGTGATGCTGAATATGCTTATGAATTAATGAATACTTTGGgcatccaaaaattttctcttgtaGGTTGGAGTGGCGGTGGCGTTACTGCGATACATTTTGCTGCTAATTATCCTCACTGTGTTGATAAACTCGTTGTTATAAGTTGTGGTACACATTTATCTTCTAAAGAAATGGATACttacaaaa gtaTGAGAGATATAAGTAAATGGTCTGACAAAATGAAAGGACCTTTAGTTGCTATTTATGGTGAAGAGAAATTGCATAAAATGTGGAACTCATGGGCGGACTtaatgaatgaaatttttgaacataAAAAAGGTGATATTGCTCGAGCGGAAGCCACCAAAGTTAAATGTCCTACATTAATTGTACACGGTAATAAAGATATTGTTGTCTTTCCAAATCAAGCTGCCATCCTAAACAGTAGTATTCGTAATTCAAg agtaaaaatattcgaagAAGGAGGGCACAATGTTCATCTGAGATTTCCTGACGAATTCAATAATGCAGTGacagaatttttattagaagaaaactga
- the LOC130667890 gene encoding valacyclovir hydrolase-like, with translation MLNKFYKISTCKSLLNLSRLNFSAKNIAAVRNLSITSTILQEKKINVDGVDINYLKTGTGNHPILLLPGAVGTIWTDFKPQIEGLDKTKFTIVAWDPPGYGKSRPPDRVFSDNFFERDAKYAHNLMKMLGFEKFSLVGWSDGGITSIILAANNPQSIQKMVVQGSNAFILPHEIKIYESNKNIDTWSEKMRAPLIAIYGEEYLRKTWSDWVDAMSKIFKDHGGDLCKNHVSKVKCPTLIVQGKKDVLVDQSHPVYLKNNIPNSRVEIFEKGAHNLHLRYPDEFNKLITEFLLE, from the exons atgttgaataaattttataaaatttctacgtGTAAGtcactattaaatttatctagaTTGAATTTCAGTGCAAAAAACATTGCAGCTGTTCGAAATTTATCGATCACGTCCACTATACTCCAG gaaaaaaaaataaatgtagatGGTGTGGATATTAATTATCTCAAAACTGGAACAGGAAATCATCCAATTCTTTTATTGCCTGGTGCTGTTG gaactatATGGACGGATTTCAAGCCACAAATTGAAGGTCTAGATAagacaaaatttacaatagtAGCATGGGATCCACCGGGTTATGGAAAGTCTCGTCCGCCAGACAGAGTATTCTCAGACAATTTTTTCGAGCGTGACGCTAAATACGCCCATAATTTAATGAAGATGTTGGgcttcgaaaaattttctcttgttGGTTGGAGCGACGGTGGAATTACTTCTATTATTCTTGCTGCAAATAATCCACAGAGCATAcaaaaaatggtcgtacaaggaTCTAATGCTTTCATTCTGCctcatgaaattaaaatatatgaaa gcaataaaaatatagatacGTGGTCCGAAAAAATGAGAGCGCCTTTGATTGCAATTTATGGAGAAGAGTATTTGAGAAAAACTTGGTCTGATTGGGTTGACGCAatgagtaaaattttcaaagatcaTGGTGGAGATCTTTGTAAGAATCATGTTTCTAAAGTTAAATGTCCTACATTAATTGTGCAGGGCAAAAAAGATGTATTAGTTGATCAATCACATCctgtttatttgaaaaataatattcctaACTCAAG agtcgagatttttgaaaaaggcGCCCACAATCTTCATCTAAGATATCCTGACgaattcaacaaattaataactgaatttttattagaataa